From the Natrarchaeobaculum aegyptiacum genome, one window contains:
- a CDS encoding DUF309 domain-containing protein, giving the protein MDEVLRAGAAIYNAGYYHAAHDAWEDHWLELEAGTEDERLLHGLIQVSAAVHHARERNWEGTVGLAESAHTYLEGVPDDYRDVRLPPIRAFLETLAADPEVIDRRQPVALAVGGSVPTLADLGLAGTAIAAVVLAEELGYDEAPVERARAYATADLAAGDDDSRFIALLFDFVRESANRGVVYQRLEGHVERRDSRERDVEGLF; this is encoded by the coding sequence ATGGACGAGGTGCTCCGGGCGGGCGCCGCCATCTACAACGCCGGGTACTACCACGCGGCCCACGACGCCTGGGAAGACCACTGGCTCGAGCTCGAGGCCGGCACGGAAGACGAGCGCCTGCTCCACGGCCTGATCCAGGTCTCCGCGGCGGTCCACCACGCCCGCGAGCGCAACTGGGAAGGGACCGTGGGGCTGGCCGAGAGCGCCCACACGTATCTCGAGGGAGTCCCCGACGACTACCGGGACGTTCGCCTGCCGCCGATACGGGCGTTCCTCGAGACGCTCGCAGCTGACCCCGAGGTCATCGACCGCCGCCAGCCCGTCGCGCTCGCGGTCGGGGGCTCGGTACCGACGCTCGCCGATCTGGGACTCGCGGGGACAGCCATCGCGGCCGTCGTGCTCGCCGAAGAACTGGGGTACGACGAAGCGCCAGTCGAGCGGGCGCGTGCGTACGCGACGGCAGACCTCGCTGCCGGTGACGACGACAGCCGGTTCATCGCGTTGCTGTTCGACTTCGTGCGCGAGTCGGCGAATCGGGGAGTCGTCTACCAGCGACTCGAGGGACACGTCGAGCGCCGGGACTCGAGAGAACGAGACGTCGAAGGGTTGTTCTGA
- a CDS encoding DUF192 domain-containing protein — protein sequence MVLERVWKGLLLVVAVAILVAAVFQLGIVSAPWSDDAADVRVLGDDGDLKAEVDVEVADTQQERYTGLSDHESLEPGDGMLFVHDDEDERTYVMREMDFDIDIVFVDADREITSIQHARAPEPGEDGENLRYTGDAQYVLEVPRGYANETEMAVGDTLEIDYEE from the coding sequence ATGGTCCTCGAGCGCGTCTGGAAGGGGCTCCTCCTCGTGGTCGCAGTTGCGATCCTCGTGGCGGCCGTCTTCCAGCTTGGAATTGTTTCGGCCCCGTGGAGTGACGACGCAGCCGACGTCCGCGTCCTCGGTGACGACGGCGACCTCAAAGCCGAAGTCGACGTCGAGGTCGCAGACACCCAGCAAGAACGGTACACGGGGCTGAGCGACCACGAGTCGCTCGAGCCCGGTGACGGGATGCTCTTCGTCCACGACGACGAAGACGAGCGGACGTACGTGATGCGCGAGATGGACTTCGACATCGACATCGTCTTCGTCGACGCCGATCGCGAGATCACGTCGATCCAGCACGCTCGCGCACCCGAACCCGGCGAGGACGGCGAGAACCTCCGGTACACTGGCGATGCCCAGTACGTGCTCGAGGTGCCACGGGGCTACGCGAACGAGACCGAGATGGCCGTCGGCGATACGCTCGAAATCGATTACGAGGAGTAA
- a CDS encoding DUF7344 domain-containing protein produces MESLASRSGGRQLSADTILELLANRRRRYLLYALRGREDPIELSTLAEQIAGWEHDVPPDEVAKNEYKSVYVSSVQCHVPKLADAGVVDHDEDNHTVVLGDNFDQLEPYLRVVVQDEPENSTLHAALEDDSSDGFISQLKENVARLKH; encoded by the coding sequence ATGGAGTCACTAGCCTCGAGAAGTGGCGGTCGGCAACTCTCGGCCGACACCATCCTCGAGCTGCTGGCCAACCGGCGCCGTCGGTACCTGCTGTACGCCCTCCGCGGACGAGAGGACCCGATCGAGCTGTCGACGCTGGCCGAGCAGATCGCAGGCTGGGAACACGACGTGCCACCAGACGAGGTGGCAAAAAACGAGTACAAGAGCGTCTACGTCTCTTCCGTCCAGTGTCACGTGCCAAAGCTGGCGGACGCCGGCGTCGTCGACCACGACGAGGACAACCACACCGTCGTCCTGGGCGATAACTTCGATCAACTCGAGCCGTACCTGCGAGTTGTCGTCCAGGACGAGCCAGAAAACTCGACGTTACACGCCGCTCTCGAAGACGACTCGAGCGACGGCTTCATCAGTCAGCTCAAGGAGAACGTGGCCCGACTCAAGCACTGA
- a CDS encoding DMT family transporter, with the protein MDDETIGVALVVASAIGFGTLGIFGVLAAEEGLSIPTVLALRFAIAGLVVWAVLWLRGRLRRLRGRMLAIAFALGAVGYATQSGLYFLGLEFMTAGMVAIVLYTYPAFVVCLVAVAHPDRVTTTLLIALGLSIGGVALITGADPAGADPRGILVVLGAALAYSLYIVVSQRALETVDAETLTAFVLPAAAMSFVLFGAGTDTLALPSTATAWGVTLAIAVVATAIPVLTFFAGITKVGASRASIISTAEPGVTVALGALVLGEPVTAVTIVGGALVVTGVVLIQREGG; encoded by the coding sequence ATGGACGACGAGACGATCGGGGTCGCGCTCGTGGTGGCCTCGGCTATCGGGTTCGGAACGCTGGGGATCTTCGGGGTGCTCGCCGCCGAGGAAGGACTCTCGATCCCGACCGTGCTCGCGTTGCGGTTCGCCATCGCCGGACTCGTCGTCTGGGCCGTCCTCTGGCTCCGCGGACGGCTTCGACGGCTCCGCGGGCGGATGCTCGCGATCGCGTTCGCGCTGGGGGCGGTCGGGTACGCCACCCAGAGCGGGCTCTACTTTCTCGGCCTCGAGTTCATGACCGCCGGGATGGTCGCGATCGTCCTCTACACGTATCCGGCGTTCGTCGTCTGTCTCGTCGCGGTCGCCCATCCCGACCGCGTGACGACGACTCTCCTGATCGCCCTCGGCCTGTCGATCGGCGGGGTCGCGCTCATCACCGGTGCCGACCCGGCCGGGGCCGACCCGCGGGGCATCCTCGTCGTCCTTGGCGCGGCGCTCGCGTACTCGCTGTACATCGTCGTCAGCCAGCGCGCGCTCGAGACGGTCGACGCCGAGACGCTGACGGCGTTCGTCCTGCCCGCTGCGGCGATGAGTTTCGTCCTCTTCGGCGCTGGGACCGACACGCTGGCGCTGCCGTCGACTGCCACCGCGTGGGGAGTGACGCTTGCGATCGCGGTCGTCGCGACAGCGATTCCCGTACTCACCTTCTTCGCCGGAATTACGAAGGTCGGAGCCAGCCGGGCGAGCATCATCAGCACCGCCGAGCCCGGCGTCACGGTCGCACTCGGTGCGCTCGTGCTGGGAGAGCCCGTCACGGCAGTCACGATCGTCGGGGGTGCGCTGGTCGTCACGGGCGTCGTCCTCATCCAGCGCGAGGGCGGGTGA
- a CDS encoding queuosine precursor transporter — MTSGTSQEGVPTIAQVGLIGLFVTALVTAQLTASKVLAFELPVALPVTGAELVLPGAALAYALTFLASDCYAELYGRRAAQIVVNVAFALNFVVLVLVWSTIAAPAAPTSVDPGMFETVLGASTNIVIGSLLAYLVSQNWDVVVFHRIREYTGREKLWLRNVASTASSQAIDTVIFVAIAFSLAPMVVGVGPVLPVGELLALMIGQYILKLLIALVDTPIVYAIVHLVRTRNGETTADVPA, encoded by the coding sequence ATGACGAGCGGAACCTCTCAAGAGGGCGTCCCGACGATCGCGCAAGTTGGCCTGATCGGCCTCTTCGTGACGGCGCTGGTGACGGCCCAGCTGACGGCGTCGAAGGTGCTGGCGTTCGAACTCCCGGTCGCGTTGCCGGTGACGGGTGCGGAACTGGTCCTCCCGGGGGCTGCACTGGCGTACGCGCTGACCTTCCTCGCCAGCGACTGTTACGCGGAGCTGTACGGTCGACGAGCGGCCCAGATCGTCGTCAACGTCGCCTTCGCGTTGAACTTCGTCGTGCTCGTCCTCGTCTGGTCGACGATCGCCGCCCCGGCAGCGCCGACCAGCGTCGACCCCGGCATGTTCGAGACCGTCCTCGGCGCGTCGACCAACATCGTGATCGGGAGCCTGCTCGCCTACCTCGTCAGCCAGAACTGGGACGTGGTCGTCTTCCACCGAATTCGTGAGTACACCGGCCGCGAGAAGCTCTGGCTTCGCAACGTCGCCTCGACGGCGAGCAGTCAGGCCATCGACACCGTCATCTTCGTCGCGATCGCCTTCTCGCTCGCGCCGATGGTCGTCGGCGTCGGTCCCGTCCTCCCGGTCGGGGAACTGCTCGCGCTCATGATCGGCCAGTACATCCTCAAGTTGCTGATCGCACTGGTCGACACACCGATCGTCTACGCCATCGTCCACCTCGTCCGGACGCGCAACGGCGAAACGACAGCAGACGTCCCGGCCTGA
- a CDS encoding dihydroneopterin aldolase family protein has product MSDRDPTPAEALCFEAGIKFGTLYHQFAGTPVSPASADSLATAMEDAIENQPHCRSVTVDVRHDELEAAVADGAAEYVELTGRFLEVEIVVDENEGLEVVTRMEMDGGYPLMTVETVRETSAGDASDR; this is encoded by the coding sequence ATGAGCGATCGCGACCCGACGCCCGCAGAGGCACTCTGCTTCGAGGCCGGCATCAAGTTCGGCACGCTGTACCACCAGTTCGCCGGCACCCCCGTCAGCCCCGCGAGCGCCGACAGCCTCGCTACCGCCATGGAAGACGCCATCGAGAACCAGCCCCACTGCCGATCGGTCACCGTCGACGTCCGCCACGACGAACTCGAGGCTGCCGTCGCCGACGGGGCCGCAGAGTACGTCGAACTCACCGGCCGCTTTCTCGAGGTCGAAATCGTCGTCGACGAGAACGAGGGACTCGAGGTCGTCACCCGGATGGAGATGGACGGCGGCTATCCACTCATGACTGTCGAAACGGTCCGTGAGACGTCGGCGGGAGACGCCAGCGACCGATAG
- a CDS encoding aminopeptidase codes for MDERVREHAEVLVDWSARVEPGDDVVLSVGPDAHELAVAVAECLGERGANLLATYSSGEVTRAYLRAHDGDFAEPDHERALYEAADVVLSLGGGRNASATADVPGETRQAYATARADVREARFDTRWVSTLHPTRSLAQQANMATEEYREFAYDAILRDWESLAEKMARVKDRLDEGNEVRLVSPGTDLTMSIDGRTAVNSAASVAYDSHNLPSGEVFTAPYATEGEVTFDVPMTIRGEPIRDVRLEFESGEVVTIEADQGEGVIREIVETDDGARRLGELGIGMNRGIDRYTNTILFDEKMGDTVHLALGRAYDACLPEDESGNESAVHVDLITDVSEQSRLEVDGEVIQRDGTFWFESAEDDR; via the coding sequence ATGGACGAACGCGTGAGAGAACACGCCGAGGTACTGGTCGACTGGAGCGCGCGCGTCGAACCCGGAGACGACGTCGTCCTCTCGGTGGGGCCCGACGCCCACGAACTGGCGGTCGCCGTCGCGGAGTGTCTCGGCGAGCGCGGCGCGAACCTGCTCGCGACGTACAGCTCCGGCGAGGTAACGAGAGCCTATCTCCGTGCTCACGACGGGGACTTCGCCGAACCGGATCACGAACGCGCTCTCTACGAGGCGGCCGACGTCGTCCTCTCGCTCGGCGGCGGCCGGAACGCGAGTGCGACCGCCGACGTCCCCGGCGAGACCCGACAGGCCTACGCCACCGCTCGAGCGGACGTCCGGGAGGCCCGCTTCGACACGCGCTGGGTGTCGACGCTCCACCCGACCCGGTCGCTCGCCCAGCAGGCGAACATGGCCACCGAGGAGTACCGCGAGTTCGCCTACGACGCCATCCTGCGCGACTGGGAGTCACTGGCCGAGAAGATGGCCCGCGTGAAAGACCGACTCGACGAGGGCAACGAGGTGCGTCTCGTCTCGCCCGGGACAGACCTCACCATGTCCATCGACGGGCGGACGGCAGTCAACAGTGCCGCCTCGGTCGCTTACGACTCCCACAACCTCCCAAGCGGCGAGGTCTTCACCGCGCCGTACGCCACCGAAGGCGAGGTCACGTTCGACGTTCCGATGACCATCCGTGGCGAACCCATCCGCGACGTCCGCCTCGAGTTCGAGAGCGGCGAAGTCGTCACCATCGAGGCCGACCAGGGCGAGGGCGTCATCCGGGAAATCGTGGAGACCGACGACGGCGCGCGCCGACTGGGCGAACTCGGCATCGGGATGAACCGCGGCATCGACCGCTACACGAACACGATCCTCTTCGACGAGAAGATGGGCGACACCGTCCACCTCGCGCTCGGCCGGGCCTACGACGCCTGTCTCCCGGAGGACGAGTCGGGTAACGAATCGGCCGTCCACGTCGACCTCATCACCGACGTCAGCGAGCAGTCCCGGCTCGAGGTCGACGGCGAGGTGATCCAGCGCGACGGAACCTTCTGGTTCGAATCGGCCGAAGACGACCGGTGA
- the azf gene encoding NAD-dependent glucose-6-phosphate dehydrogenase Azf, producing MAQSVLLTGAMGGVGQAILGGIADDHEWRLLDRDPPTEEQPGEFVVADITDEEAVREAMEGIDVVIHLAGDPRKTAAWESVLPNNIDGTQTVYEAAVDAGVEKVAFASSNHAVGGYETDERTPDMYRTNDEFCLDGTELPRPGNLYGVSKVTGEALGRYYHDEYGISVVNVRIGNLTKGHPPIDYERGQAMWLSYRDCAHLFDRCIRADYDYEIVYGISDNDRKYYSIERAKDVLGYEPRDNSAEHEY from the coding sequence ATGGCACAGTCGGTCCTGCTCACGGGGGCGATGGGCGGCGTCGGGCAGGCGATCCTCGGCGGGATCGCAGACGACCACGAGTGGCGCTTGCTCGATCGTGACCCGCCGACCGAGGAGCAACCGGGGGAGTTCGTCGTCGCAGACATCACCGACGAGGAGGCCGTCCGGGAAGCGATGGAGGGAATCGACGTGGTGATTCACCTCGCGGGTGACCCCCGGAAGACCGCCGCCTGGGAGAGCGTCCTGCCGAACAACATCGACGGCACCCAGACGGTCTACGAGGCGGCCGTCGACGCTGGCGTCGAGAAGGTGGCCTTCGCCTCCTCGAACCACGCCGTCGGTGGGTACGAAACCGACGAGCGCACGCCTGACATGTACCGCACCAACGACGAGTTCTGTCTCGACGGGACCGAACTCCCGCGGCCGGGGAACCTTTACGGCGTCTCGAAGGTCACCGGCGAGGCCCTCGGTCGCTACTACCACGACGAGTACGGCATCTCCGTCGTCAACGTCCGCATCGGCAACCTCACGAAGGGCCACCCGCCGATCGACTACGAGCGCGGCCAGGCCATGTGGCTCTCATATCGCGACTGCGCCCACCTCTTCGATCGCTGCATCCGCGCCGACTACGACTACGAGATCGTCTACGGAATCTCCGACAACGACCGCAAGTACTACTCGATCGAGCGCGCGAAAGACGTGCTGGGCTACGAGCCCCGGGACAACTCGGCCGAGCACGAGTATTGA
- a CDS encoding creatininase family protein produces the protein MDLRAATWTDVADCETDLAILPVGSTEQHGPHAPLGTDVVTAEAITDATLERVDQDVVRAPAIPVGIAEEHRHFPGTMWVSPETFRRYVRESIESLAHHGFDRVVIVNGHGGNVDALREVGARLTRDGTAYTVPFTWFDAVGDHSSDMGHGGPLETALLRAIDPDLVREGRIDEASAGAADGWGEWVSHVNLAYDSAAFAENGVVGDPRDGSAARGDELLELAVDSLERLLEAIVAREWESDLDRGRGPRRNRDL, from the coding sequence ATGGACCTCAGGGCGGCCACCTGGACGGACGTCGCCGACTGCGAGACCGACCTCGCGATCCTGCCGGTCGGCAGCACGGAACAGCACGGCCCGCACGCCCCCCTCGGGACCGACGTCGTGACGGCCGAGGCGATCACCGACGCTACGCTCGAGCGCGTCGACCAGGACGTCGTCCGCGCGCCGGCCATCCCGGTCGGAATCGCCGAGGAACACCGCCACTTCCCGGGAACGATGTGGGTCTCCCCGGAGACGTTCCGCCGGTACGTCCGCGAGTCGATCGAGAGTCTCGCCCACCACGGCTTCGACCGCGTCGTGATCGTCAACGGCCACGGGGGCAACGTCGACGCGCTCCGGGAGGTCGGCGCGCGGCTCACCCGTGACGGCACCGCCTACACCGTCCCGTTCACCTGGTTCGACGCCGTCGGCGACCATTCGAGCGACATGGGTCACGGCGGCCCGCTCGAGACGGCGCTCCTTCGGGCGATCGATCCCGACCTCGTTCGCGAGGGCCGGATCGACGAGGCGAGCGCCGGCGCTGCCGACGGCTGGGGCGAGTGGGTCAGCCACGTCAATCTGGCCTACGACTCGGCAGCGTTTGCAGAAAACGGCGTGGTCGGCGACCCGCGGGACGGGTCGGCAGCGCGAGGCGACGAGCTACTCGAACTGGCTGTCGACTCCCTCGAGCGGCTGCTCGAGGCGATCGTGGCTCGTGAGTGGGAGAGCGATCTCGACCGGGGTCGTGGCCCCCGTCGGAACCGCGATCTGTGA
- a CDS encoding ABC transporter ATP-binding protein, whose protein sequence is MDGVDWDEDDPFEEQRDSVESPMRRLLVEYGRPYWFSVSIGLIASVLARALDLLPALMLAVAIDAVFSDAAFAEQVPLSALPEAWLPTTEMGQFTFVVVVIAGSFAFGAIFHWLRNWGFNAFSQSVQHDVRTATYDKMQRLDMEFFANKQTGEMMSVLSNDVNQLERFLNEGMNSATRLIVMVVGITVLLFWLEPQLALVSLAPVPLIAMFTYLFVKKIQPKYAAVRSSVGKVNSRLENNLGGINVIKSSNTESFESGRVEDVSRKYYDTNWGAIWLRIKFFPGLQLISGIGFVLTFLVGGYWVFTGTGPGPITGELAVGTFVVFIMYTQQLVWPMAQFGQVINMYQRAEASSERIFGLMDEQGRIERDANADELEVYEGRVAYERVGFAYDDGEPVLEDVSFEVDGGETVALVGPTGAGKSTVLKLLLRLYDVDEGTIRIDGQDVRDVSLSSLRRSMGYVGQESFLFYGTVEENIAYGSFDASREEIEAAARAAEAHDFVQNLPDGYDTMVGERGVKLSGGQRQRIAIARAVLEDPDILVLDEATSDVDTETEMLIQRSIDDLTEDRTTFAIAHRLSTIKDADQILVLEGGQIVERGTHAKLLEEDGLYAHLWGVQAGEIDDLPQEFIERAQRRQARTEAKQYD, encoded by the coding sequence ATGGATGGCGTCGACTGGGACGAAGACGATCCGTTCGAGGAGCAACGGGACAGCGTCGAGAGTCCCATGCGCCGACTCCTCGTCGAGTACGGTCGTCCCTACTGGTTCTCGGTGTCGATCGGACTGATCGCGAGCGTGCTCGCGCGGGCGCTCGATTTGCTCCCCGCGTTGATGCTTGCGGTAGCGATCGACGCGGTCTTCTCCGACGCCGCGTTCGCCGAACAGGTGCCGCTGTCGGCGCTGCCGGAAGCGTGGCTGCCGACGACCGAGATGGGACAGTTCACGTTCGTAGTCGTCGTTATCGCCGGCTCGTTCGCGTTCGGGGCGATATTCCACTGGCTACGCAACTGGGGGTTCAACGCCTTCTCCCAGAGCGTTCAACACGACGTCCGGACGGCCACCTACGACAAGATGCAGCGTCTCGACATGGAGTTCTTCGCGAACAAGCAGACCGGCGAGATGATGTCGGTGCTCAGCAACGACGTCAACCAGCTCGAGCGCTTCCTGAACGAGGGGATGAACTCCGCGACGCGGCTGATCGTGATGGTCGTCGGCATCACCGTCCTGCTGTTCTGGCTCGAGCCCCAGCTCGCACTCGTCTCGCTCGCCCCGGTCCCGCTGATCGCGATGTTCACCTACCTCTTCGTCAAGAAGATCCAGCCGAAGTACGCCGCCGTCCGCTCGTCGGTCGGGAAGGTAAACTCCAGACTCGAGAACAACCTCGGCGGGATCAACGTCATCAAATCTTCGAACACCGAGTCTTTCGAGTCCGGTCGCGTCGAGGACGTCTCCCGGAAGTACTACGACACCAACTGGGGAGCTATCTGGCTGCGAATCAAGTTCTTTCCCGGGCTGCAGTTGATCTCGGGGATCGGGTTCGTCCTCACCTTCCTCGTCGGTGGCTACTGGGTTTTCACCGGGACCGGCCCCGGTCCCATCACGGGCGAACTCGCCGTCGGGACGTTCGTCGTTTTCATCATGTACACCCAGCAACTCGTCTGGCCCATGGCCCAGTTCGGGCAAGTCATCAACATGTACCAGCGTGCCGAGGCCTCGAGCGAGCGCATCTTCGGGTTGATGGACGAACAGGGGCGGATCGAGCGCGACGCCAACGCCGACGAACTCGAGGTCTACGAGGGCCGCGTCGCCTACGAGCGGGTCGGCTTCGCCTACGACGACGGCGAACCCGTCCTCGAGGACGTCTCCTTCGAGGTCGACGGTGGCGAGACGGTCGCGCTCGTCGGGCCGACGGGCGCCGGGAAGTCCACGGTCCTGAAACTCCTCTTGCGGCTGTACGACGTTGACGAGGGGACCATCCGCATCGACGGGCAGGACGTCCGGGACGTCTCGCTCTCGAGTCTCCGTCGGTCGATGGGCTACGTGGGTCAGGAGTCGTTTCTCTTCTACGGGACCGTCGAGGAGAACATCGCCTACGGCTCGTTCGACGCCTCCCGCGAGGAGATCGAGGCTGCCGCCAGAGCGGCGGAGGCCCACGACTTCGTCCAGAACCTCCCCGATGGATACGACACCATGGTCGGCGAACGCGGCGTCAAACTCTCGGGTGGCCAGCGCCAGCGGATCGCCATCGCCCGCGCGGTGCTCGAGGACCCCGACATCCTCGTCCTCGACGAGGCAACCAGCGACGTCGACACCGAGACCGAGATGCTCATTCAGCGCTCGATCGACGACCTCACCGAAGACCGAACCACGTTCGCCATCGCCCACCGCCTCTCGACGATCAAGGACGCAGACCAGATCCTCGTCTTAGAGGGCGGGCAGATCGTCGAACGCGGCACCCACGCGAAACTGCTCGAGGAAGACGGCCTCTACGCCCATCTCTGGGGGGTACAGGCCGGCGAGATCGACGACCTCCCACAGGAGTTCATCGAGCGTGCCCAGCGGCGGCAGGCGCGGACGGAAGCGAAACAGTACGACTAA
- a CDS encoding DUF5790 family protein encodes MTQATLGDDELFGEAASEMREDVESSLEAGWAALPEADDVWETDAENVLGVLNGLNSALDAGDAEDHLRDAKKWFTMGQRADAFDDADDLEAEILDLEETIETVADAGEQVSELTATIPQLRGTLEEAGAADADADADETDAESDAEPDPDADGTAEEADAD; translated from the coding sequence ATGACGCAAGCGACCCTCGGCGACGACGAACTGTTCGGCGAAGCCGCCAGCGAGATGCGCGAGGACGTCGAATCCTCGCTCGAGGCAGGCTGGGCGGCCCTCCCCGAGGCAGACGACGTCTGGGAGACCGACGCCGAGAACGTCCTCGGCGTGCTCAACGGCCTCAACTCGGCGCTCGACGCTGGCGACGCCGAGGACCACCTCCGCGATGCCAAGAAGTGGTTCACGATGGGCCAGCGCGCCGACGCCTTCGACGACGCCGACGACTTAGAGGCAGAAATTCTCGACCTCGAGGAGACGATCGAGACCGTCGCCGACGCGGGCGAACAGGTGAGCGAACTGACGGCAACGATCCCCCAGCTTCGTGGAACACTCGAGGAAGCAGGTGCTGCAGACGCTGACGCCGATGCCGACGAGACAGACGCCGAGAGCGATGCAGAACCCGATCCGGACGCGGACGGAACCGCGGAAGAAGCAGACGCCGACTGA
- a CDS encoding DUF5789 family protein — MTDDSRTLGVELGDLEDQLESAAYPLEHDELLDEYGDAEIEMDDHETTLEELIGPLNEDEYGGYDEVEQAIMNMVGDEAIGRKNYSDRTPPASGEQRQDEGAPGQDDQREQQSF, encoded by the coding sequence ATGACCGACGACTCTCGCACACTCGGCGTCGAACTCGGCGACCTCGAGGACCAACTCGAGTCGGCGGCGTACCCGCTCGAGCACGACGAGTTACTCGACGAATACGGCGACGCCGAAATCGAGATGGACGACCACGAGACGACGCTCGAGGAGCTGATCGGCCCGTTAAACGAAGACGAGTACGGCGGCTACGACGAGGTCGAACAGGCGATCATGAACATGGTCGGCGACGAGGCGATCGGACGGAAGAACTACAGTGACCGGACGCCGCCAGCGAGCGGTGAGCAGCGTCAGGACGAGGGGGCACCGGGGCAAGACGATCAGCGAGAACAGCAGTCGTTCTAG